In Cydia amplana chromosome 13, ilCydAmpl1.1, whole genome shotgun sequence, a single genomic region encodes these proteins:
- the LOC134653688 gene encoding uncharacterized protein LOC134653688, whose amino-acid sequence MEAPEFKRCCFCIPMRRGLIAWGYVKVGLNVLMLTFVALMFYFFALHGSTFFTADVVIFTFISACLLIDISFNIVFIVAGHKKSVKLLKLSYVYHMVWLGLLTLGTCFMLYVDIDFIQRMWPYIQDSKFIFLEFLSGSGIGISLVFVQIYVILLIRSEMRKLQNQTLEMQFTNHVAAGEPRCTLHNESDTNHCTGKKQ is encoded by the exons ATGGAAGCCCCAGAGTTCAAGAGGTGTTGTTTTTGCATACCCATGAGAAGAGGATTGATTGCTTGGGGATACGTTAAAGTG GGCCTAAACGTTCTGATGTTAACATTCGTAGCattgatgttttatttttttgctctCCATGGTTCCACATTCTTTACTGCAGATGTTGTGATATTTACATTTATTAGCGCTTGCTTATTAATCGATATTTCCTTCAATATTGTCTTCATCGTGGCTGGACATAAG AAAAGCGTTAAGTTGCTGAAACTCTCCTATGTATACCACATGGTGTGGTTGGGTTTGTTGACGTTAGGAACCTGTTTCATGCTATATGTGGACATCGATTTTATTCAAAGAATGTGGCCATACATCCAAGACAGCAAGTTCATATTCTTAGAATTTCTTTCTGGTTCAGGAATTGGGATCAGCCTTGTAT TTGTGCAAATCTACGTAATCTTACTTATACGCAGCGAAATGAGAAAGCTACAAAATCAGACGCTAGAAATGCAGTTCACGAATCACGTGGCGGCAGGTGAGCCGCGATGCACACTTCACAACGAGTCTGACACAAACCACTGCACAGGCAAGAAACAATAA
- the LOC134653689 gene encoding uncharacterized protein LOC134653689, translating into MRSEAPQFTRCCFCVPLRRGLIGWGYCKLVLNVLMFAYIILICSLIGSFSVFRFKDIAFIVVIIAVVITDTCFNIVLVVAGHRKSVRLLRVSYIYNLVSLGLVTLAHCFKIYTNLYYIYWATQFMGFQTFLLVDLMVSVALAFSVIFVQVYMILLLRSEMIKLQNQSLEIQFSNHLAGEPQCTLHNASEQCTEKKQAVQNCCTDKQALQNCCTVEKQVTVQKCCTDKNQVGKSCCTDEKGADQDL; encoded by the exons ATGCGCAGCGAGGCACCACAGTTTACAAGATGTTGTTTCTGCGTTCCTTTACGGAGAGGATTGATTGGATGGGGATATTGTAAGCTG GTCCTCAACGTGTTAATGTTCGCATACATAATACTGATATGCTCTCTGATTGGGAGTTTCAGTGTTTTCCGGTTTAAAGACATCGCCTTCATCGTTGTCATTATAGCAGTCGTGATCACGGACACCTGTTTTAATATTGTACTCGTCGTCGCCGGCCATCGG AAAAGCGTCCGGTTGCTACGAGTATCATATATCTACAACCTGGTGTCTCTGGGTCTAGTTACGCTGGCTCATTGTTTCAAAATCTACACAAACCTATACTACATCTATTGGGCGACGCAATTTATGGGATTTCAAACGTTCTTACTAGTTGATCTTATGGTCAGCGTGGCTCTCGCGTTTAGTGTAATTT TTGTACAAGTATACATGATATTACTGCTACGCAGCGAGATGATAAAACTACAGAACCAGTCGCTAGAAATTCAGTTCTCAAATCATTTAGCCGGCGAGCCGCAGTGCACGCTTCACAACGCGTCAGAACAGTGCACGGAGAAGAAACAGGCCGTGCAGAACTGTTGCACGGACAAGCAAGCCCTGCAGAACTGTTGCACGGTGGAGAAACAAGTTACTGTGCAGAAATGTTGCACAGATAAGAATCAAGTCGGGAAAAGCTGTTGCACGGATGAAAAAGGAGCTGATCAAGATTTATAG
- the LOC134653687 gene encoding uncharacterized protein LOC134653687 translates to MHSEAPELKRCCFCLPLRRGLIVWGYTKVVLDILAIIYSGFIMYIYATRSWRPMEVRDFVIVSIIDICILLDMAFGIILIVAGHKKNVNLLKISYIYNMVWLGLLTLGNCFQLYINISIAYIQWTVINHNKYVVFDMLMSSGFAFSLIFVQIYLILLIRSEMIKLRQQTLEMQYTNHTTSGEPQCTLHNTTAQCTDGEQVVQNCCTDKKPGVEDCCTDKEQVVQNCCTTEKCNEV, encoded by the exons ATGCACAGCGAAGCCCCAGAATTAAAAAGATGTTGTTTCTGCTTGCCGTTAAGAAGAGGCCTGATTGTTTGGGGATATACTAAAGTG GTACTCGACATTTTGGCCATTATATACAGTGGGTTCATAATGTATATTTATGCGACCAGGTCTTGGAGACCTATGGAGGTCAGAGATTTTGTGATTGTGTCAATAATTGACATCTGTATACTCCTAGATATGGCCTTCGGTATTATCCTTATAGTCGCTGGACACAAG aaaaatgtgaatttgcTGAAAATATCCTACATATACAACATGGTGTGGCTGGGCTTACTGACGCTGGGAAACTGCTTCCAACTGTACATAAACATCAGTATCGCTTACATACAATGGACAGTCATAAATCACAACAAATATGTTGTCTTCGACATGCTCATGAGTTCAGGATTCGCTTTCAGTCttattt TTGTACAAATATACCTGATATTGTTGATACGCAGCGAGATGATAAAACTAAGGCAGCAGACCTTAGAAATGCAATATACGAACCATACAACCTCAGGCGAGCCGCAGTGCACACTTCACAACACAACTGCCCAATGCACAGATGGGGAACAAGTAGTGCAGAACTGTTGCACGGATAAGAAACCAGGTGTGGAGGACTGTTGCACGGACAAGGAACAAGTTGTGCAAAACTGTTGCACGACAGAGAAATGTAATGAAGTTTAA